The Aspergillus fumigatus Af293 chromosome 3, whole genome shotgun sequence region GATCCATCGGCGGCTTGAAGCCGGAATGAGACGGCCGCACGGCGATGTGGGCACGCTCGCCCGGCTTCAGCTCGGACAAATAGGTGGAGGCGACTCCCATGTACTGCTCAGCTTCCGCTCGCTCGGCCGGTGGCAACGATGCCGCCGCCAGAGCCGGCGCATTGAGCACAGAAAACGTAATCGAGCATTCTGAGGGATCCGCcaggggagaagaagagatggagtATTGACGCACCCGCATGGGTGGGAGCATGGCCAGGAAATCGCCAACAGGCAGCTTGATTGAAGGGTACCGGATCAGCAAATCCAACGGACTCATCCGTTTCTTGACGATTTCCTCGGTGAATCGGGTGGGGCTGGATGCCAGATAGCGTAGCTCAGCTTGCGCGTCGGCGTCGGTGATGGCGGCGTCTGCCAGTGCGGTCAGGTCGCGTTTAGAGGCCGGCTGCGAGAGTTCCACATAGGTGGAGAGGAGTTCAAAAGCCGAGATGGGCGTGTCAAGGGGAATCGAGGTGGAGCCTTTGGGGGCCTGGCTCGGTTTGCGGATTGTGAGCATGGCATCCCAGGGAAGATCGAAACGCCGAATGGCCCGGCGAACGACGCTGGTCGGGTTTACAGGCAACACAGCCAAGTAATCCCCGCATCGGTAGCTCATATCCGAAGGCAGCTTGAATCGAATCATTCTCTTAGCCGGGACGTCGGGTGCTGAAAGCAACTGGTTGTCGATCACGAGCCCCTCCTGGAGCTGAAGACCAAGGGTCGAGGCGCGCATTCCCGTGCTGACTTCTACTTGGAGACTGGACGACGGCTTCGGCTCGTCCGACTTTCCACCTCCAAACTTGGATGTGATTGCAGGCCAGAAGGTGGACTCGCCCCACGAGTCAAAGTCGGTGAACATGTCCGAGTTGGCGGCATCGGCTAGTCCAAGATCACACAACCGATTTCCTCCATGCTCCGCGACGAGCTGATTGACTGCTTTGGGGATGCGATGGAAGGTAGCCTGCCAATCGTCTACCTAAACTTAGCAACTGTATAGTTCAAGTCATGccctgaagaggaagacagGTAACTCACGATGACCACAGCCAAACACGGCATAATTAACACCCTCGAGCTCATTTTCCTTCAAGGCGCTGAGCCATTCGAAAAAGTGAGCAGCGTTGTCGGGCGGTTGACCTTCGTATGATGCCGTAATGAACACCACTGGTTCGTCTTTCGGAACATTCTGCATGGCGGAATCCAGAGATTGGACGTCGGCAGCAAATCCATACCCCACGGCATCGTCGGCCAATCTACGTGCAAACGTCTCACACGTTCCTGTGTTGCTTCCAAAGAAGATGTGCATCGGCTTGAGCTGACCCGCCGGAGGAGTGGCTTGCTTGCGAACCCTGCTCGCGGCTCCCGAGCTCTCAGGCGGCGCACGGTCCGCGCTGCCGCTCAGGGCGATGCCGAGTTTGGTAGCATCCAGTCCATGCCTCAGAGTTGCTCTCATATGAAAGTCCTTCGGTTTGATGGTGAGCGTCTGCTTTATATGAAGATTGTAGCTGGGATCGTCCATCTGAAAATTAAAATTCTGCAGCAGGATAGCCACTACCAGCAAAGCTTCCTGCCAGGCGAAAGGGCGGCCGATGCAGGCACGCATCCCGTTGCCGAACGGCTTCCAGGCATTCTTGGGAAGCTTCTCAAAGTTCTCGTCCAGCATTCGCTCCGGCTTGAACTCTTCTGCATCGGGCCCATAGACCTGGGGGTCGCGGTGCAGTTTGTCCAGGATGATCACAATGGGCTCATCCTTGTTCAAAACATATTTACCACCTCCCAGGGTAACGGGGTCCTCCTTGTTTTTCTCGGGGTGGGCATGTACAGCAATCAGAGGGGCTGTAGACCTCAGACGCAGCGTCTCCCGCATCACAGCATTGAGATACGGCAACCTGGACATATCCTCCACAGTGATCTTCCGCCGTCCAACAACAGAGTCAAcctcttcttgcgctttctTGTATGCATTGGGGGTTTTCAGCAGGTAGTAGAATAGGAAGGAGAGCAGGCCGGAGGTCGTTTCGTGGCCTAGTATCGTGAGCTAGAGCGTTAGAAGTAAATTGGTACAGGACATACCAGCAATCAGGAATGTAATCATGTTGTCAATGATCGACTCATCGGTCAAGCCCTTGCCAGTCTTGGGGTCACGCCCCAAGATCAGCGCATTCAAAAGATCCTTCTTATCCTCGGGATTCTTCCTCCGCGCTTCGACCAATTCCTGTGCTAGGTTCCGTAGAAAGGCAATGTCGTCCCAATACTTGGAATTCTCACTCGTGGGCAGATTGTTGAGCAGCGCGGGTCGACGAGCCCGGTCACCGGATCCCTGCAACAGGCCCACCATTGCCTCGACAAAAGGATGCATCTCTTCGTGGTAGAAAGAATTGAAACGGGTTCCCATCGCGCAAAGGGCAATGGTGTCCAAGGTCAACCGGGTGAAATCGTCGGTTACCATGATTGGAACGGTCGGTCCATGTCGCGCCCATTTCATGACGAGTTGCGTCGCGATATCGTACATTTCTGATTGTCATGTCAGAGAAGCGAACGTCACGGCTGATCAGGCACCATACCGTCAAACATGCCTCGAATGGACAGAGGTCCAAAGGCCGGCACGAGCACACGATGGGCAATCGCCCAGTTTTCCTCCCCGGGGAAATTGGCCGTGAACAACCCATCGTGAACGCCGTTTCGAATCTGATTCAACCCCGCCGTGACGACCTTGGTGAATCGCTCTTCGTCACAGACCTCATCGACGAGTTCGTGCGTGCTGACGAATACTCTGGACCAGCCAAACGTTGTCAGTCGGTAGATGGGGCCTTGTGCGTATTAGCTGGAGGGGAATCGGGAAAGTTTAGCAATGACGACGTACCATATTGATCGGCCATCAGATTGATACTTCTCAGAGGCACCTCTTGCTCGATATCATAAATGTTTCCCAGCAGAGGCACTCCTCTCGGCCCTGGAATGGGGACCGTTTTCGACTCGCTCATGGTGCGTGAGGTATCACAAAAACTTCAGAATCATGGGGTAAACTGTAACTTCATTGATAGTCTCAGATCTGATGAAACTCCTATACAAGCTGGTTTGGAAAATCGTTAAAAGTCAAGACATGGTGGCGCAAAGAGGGGTTCGAAGGATTTAAATCCCTCTCAACTGCAGGCATTGCTGGCAATCGATGACCGCACGTGAGACTTGGATGCATCAGACAAAACAGCTCCCTATGCTTTTAGAACCAAAGTACCGAGGAAGACAGGCACCATTTTGATATGGTTATGTCATAGACTTTTGTGTCAAGGGTTTAGGTGGGTCGAGGTTATGACCACAAAGATCGCATAAGCAGTATAATTTCTCAGCATtgagtactctgtagtatcCCAAAGGGATCCTGGGCCTCCCCGTCGGTGGAAAATCGACCGTTGCTGCGAGGACTAATGATGGATACGGATATGTCCACGAGTCCACAGACCAGAGCGAATCCCAAATTAGGCAAAAGGGACAATGAAACCAGAAGATTAAAGGGTCTAGAAGGCCAACCAAGACTGATGGTCTTTCACCGGCCGACGGAGACGCCGTCAGCCTATTTTTAATGAGGCTATGTGATTGGTTCATTCAGCGAGCTGCCGTGAG contains the following coding sequences:
- a CDS encoding bifunctional cytochrome P450/NADPH--P450 reductase, yielding MSESKTVPIPGPRGVPLLGNIYDIEQEVPLRSINLMADQYGPIYRLTTFGWSRVFVSTHELVDEVCDEERFTKVVTAGLNQIRNGVHDGLFTANFPGEENWAIAHRVLVPAFGPLSIRGMFDEMYDIATQLVMKWARHGPTVPIMVTDDFTRLTLDTIALCAMGTRFNSFYHEEMHPFVEAMVGLLQGSGDRARRPALLNNLPTSENSKYWDDIAFLRNLAQELVEARRKNPEDKKDLLNALILGRDPKTGKGLTDESIIDNMITFLIAGHETTSGLLSFLFYYLLKTPNAYKKAQEEVDSVVGRRKITVEDMSRLPYLNAVMRETLRLRSTAPLIAVHAHPEKNKEDPVTLGGGKYVLNKDEPIVIILDKLHRDPQVYGPDAEEFKPERMLDENFEKLPKNAWKPFGNGMRACIGRPFAWQEALLVVAILLQNFNFQMDDPSYNLHIKQTLTIKPKDFHMRATLRHGLDATKLGIALSGSADRAPPESSGAASRVRKQATPPAGQLKPMHIFFGSNTGTCETFARRLADDAVGYGFAADVQSLDSAMQNVPKDEPVVFITASYEGQPPDNAAHFFEWLSALKENELEGVNYAVFGCGHHDWQATFHRIPKAVNQLVAEHGGNRLCDLGLADAANSDMFTDFDSWGESTFWPAITSKFGGGKSDEPKPSSSLQVEVSTGMRASTLGLQLQEGLVIDNQLLSAPDVPAKRMIRFKLPSDMSYRCGDYLAVLPVNPTSVVRRAIRRFDLPWDAMLTIRKPSQAPKGSTSIPLDTPISAFELLSTYVELSQPASKRDLTALADAAITDADAQAELRYLASSPTRFTEEIVKKRMSPLDLLIRYPSIKLPVGDFLAMLPPMRVRQYSISSSPLADPSECSITFSVLNAPALAAASLPPAERAEAEQYMGVASTYLSELKPGERAHIAVRPSHSGFKPPMDLKAPMIMACAGSGLAPFRGFIMDRAEKIRGRRSSVGADGQLPEVEQPAKAILYVGCRTKGKDDIHATELAEWAQLGAVDVRWAYSRPEDGSKGRHVQDLMLEDREELVSLFDQGARIYVCGSTGVGNGVRQACKDIYLERRRQLRQAARERGEEVPAEEDEDAAAEQFLDNLRTKERYATDVFT